A window of Gigantopelta aegis isolate Gae_Host unplaced genomic scaffold, Gae_host_genome ctg1830_pilon_pilon, whole genome shotgun sequence genomic DNA:
CTGTTAAATCTGTGATAgtatcattgtatattttaatatctgtgATAGTATCATTGATAGATGTGATAGTATCTTGATATATGTTAATATCATAATTCTGTTATATGTATCCATTTGATATATGTTAATATCATATATCTGTGATAGTATCATTTGATATATGTTTAAATCATTGATATCTGTTATGTAATTGATATATGTTAATATCCTTGATATGTGATAGTATCATTGATATATGTTTATAGCATGGATATCTATGATAGTATCATTGATAGATGTAATAGTATCATTGACTAATATCTATGATTAGTTTCGCGTCCTATTGATATTGAGTTTATGAAGAGACTTGATGAATTCGTCAACATTGTACCTGTCATAGCTAAATCAGACACAATGACATTAGAGAGAGGGATACCTTCAAAAAACTAAGGGTATGTgatattgtatatgtattaattaaGCTATTGTTTATTGTGGATAGATTCGTCAAGATTTGGAATATCTAATATCGTATCTATCCCAGTGCATATGGTGCTGAAGACGAGGATGATGCagcaattaataataaaattgaggTAAGAAAATGTTTGATGAGTTATGGTTGTTGTTCATCTCTCTATCATTTTATTTAGCAATATCGTCTTTTGCTGTCATTGGCAGTGATTAAGGAAACGAGGTTGGTGGCAAACGAGTGCTTGGACGacaaaacaaaatggggttTTGTCGAAGTGGAAAACAAGAAACATTGTGAGTTTCTCACCTCAGAGATATGCTCATTAAGTGAGTGGGAAGATAAGGATGCGTGTGCTTGAAATGagctctctctgtgtctgtctagGTCACACATGCAAGATCTGAAGGAAACCACTGATAAGGTTCATTATGAGAACTACCGTCAGAAACGTCTACGGGAGTCAAAAGTTGTGGGTGAATTCAACATCTGATACTTCTCCATTTGTCCTCTAACTAGAACAAGAATCAATGGCTACAGTTCATTAactatattttttcttaattttttttttcagctaaCACATAGTTACCATAGCAACCCTGTAGATTTATGACTTTAGGCAATAttagtatttacaatttttaaaaaaacaacaaattatagatattctctttattagtttatttgaaatttttgtAAGTGGTGATTTATGATTTTGAGTTGTGTATAACGTACTCTCCTTGTTATGTAATGGattttaagatattattttaGCAAAAGATGTGAGAGTAACACATTATAATTAAAGTCTAGTCTGAGCCCCAGACTTTGCTGAAGGTATGTAGATCTAGAAGAACTGAGACCACAGTAATACTAATTGTTAATTATGAGAGAGAACATGACAATTGTAATACAAATACTAACAAAAATTGATTGATTTACTGTTAGAGATCTGAACAGAGttcaatgtaaaaaaatttcataAGTGATTTAGTGTGAGATAAGTGTTTGTAATTGTTCAAACTTTTTGTCTGGTACAGGGCTAGAAATTTAGTGGCTAAATATTGAAATGGTTTGTCAATGTTGTCTTGTTCTttctacaacaacaataacaagacTATACTAAGATTATCAGAGATCAACTTACAGATGCTGAGCACTCAAACATATTCTAATTTCATTTGCTTTTGCAAATGCGCGTCCTTCTTCTTCAGTCACTACTCTTTCGTAGAACAAGATCAACTTATTAGCTACCAGACCCCTAGTAATCAGATTATCAAAGTGAACCATTAACAAGAATAACAATACTCAATAACAATACCAGGTAGAAAAAAGTTCGGGAGCAGCTTTTTGTGCTTCACTTCTCCTAGCCATTTAGCACAGCTTTTGAAAAGATTGTTCATCAGTAACTCATACACCACTACGACTAAACTAGGGTGTGCCcactgataaataaaatatatctatgaCAAATTGAGCTATATACATATCTTTACAAAGTTCTGAACAAATTCAGAATACATTTCTTTTCCTGCTGAATCAAAGATATATAATTCCTAAGGTTGGATGATTATAgttataataaacaattatttaaatgacCACTATAGCCTCTGTATCTGTACTGGTATAGTTTTAACAGATATATCAACACCTAATGTCTGTAACAACAAGTATAGTCACGTTATATAAATGAGTATCTTTACCATAGAATAGTTCTTGGCAAATTGAGTCCCATCACTTTGTAATGACTTTATTAAAGCTGTTTTACCAACAGTAGAATCACCTAtaaagtacatacatatattacagaGATAAAAATAGATTATACTTACCTACTATAATACATTTAGCTCTTAATACTAGTGGCATATATCTCTGTCCTCTTGTGATTGCTGTGCTAAGCAACTATTCATATACcagaaaatattgattttttctAATTATTGGTCATTGAAAAACTGATCGTACTGAGGTAAATAAACGGAAATTTGTAAATACTATTAGCTAGAAGACAAAGAAACACTCCCAGGGCACTTACTTGATTCCAGTTGTATAGGTAAGCGATTTTATTTGCAATTGTCTTCACTGTAACTAATGTTTAATATGTGACAATTTTCTAATCATACATGAACTGGTTTTAACATATAGTGGTATTATATGATGTTAGTATGATGTACTAATTGTAGTTCATAAGTGTTACTTGATTACAAAAGTGACACATAGAATGTCAGACGTGTGGTGTGTGCAGTACATGtgtaaaaataagtataaatctCTCATGATTGTTGTAAATGGGTGTTAAAAGTTCTTGCAATAAAGTATGGCCTCCTTGTGCTCCATAATAAGTAAGGTGCAGAGTAAATGCTAGATTGTTATTTGATCTTCCTTTAGTGATGCATGTTCTTTTATAGCTTTTCTCCATGCTTTATGGACATGCCATACACAGATTACTTGAGTATCTCTACCTCAAACACACTGTTACCAATCATTAAAATATTGCTCTGCATTATTGGACATAAACCAACAAAGTACAATATTACCACATTTATCCTTCTTATCAATACTAAAGTGTATTCTTGATTTGAAAATCATCCAGCCTACAGGCAGTCCTTCATCATACTTGTCCAATAGATGAAAATTAGTTATCCTTTGAGTTGGAAAAAAGTTGCAAATAATTTAGCCTTTGTTGGCTATAATTGTTGATAGTAGTCGGCAAAATGCCCATGCAGATTCAGAAGTGATTTATTGTTATGCTGACTACTACTATAGAACAATGAGACAATAGTTGTAGAGTTCAAAGGTCCTGTCCTTGAAATGAGGGTTGGACAATTGACATTTGCAGAAGGTATGAGCAAACTATGAACACACTAGTAccaaaaaacaatgttttgctCAAGAAATGTTTTTGAGGGAGGTAGGTTGGCTGGCTGGTTTTTTCAATTTAGTAGATGTAGTTATAGGAAAGTGTCTATGATGGCACTTATTACTGACattttcagaaaaatataataatattactatttttcattattgaataaaaaaaggttataaacaATTTATATCCTTGTTTACGTTAGAGAAAAGCAACTGTAATATCTGTTGGCCACAATTCAAGTAGAAAGAAGCAAATAAACAGTTACTTAAGCGTTTTATCACTGTTTAGGCAAATGGAAAATAATTCtaaaagttgagaatgtttctgAAGTATTATAAgcatattactttttaaaaaggtgTGCTGTGTTGTTCCAAATGACCCTGCTGGTTCATTTGTGGGGCCTCCATACAACTTATtatccaggattccctgctattggtAGCTGGGACTGTTGCACAGCATGGTAACTCGTCTAAAGGCAAGGTAATCCTGGCTGAAGTGTTGCCCCTCCACTTCAAACCAGCCAGTGTACTGAAGATTCAAGATAGGATCTGTCAGTAGAATTGAGGATGCAAACACACCAAGCCTCTTCATATTTAAAGgtaatcaataatttttttaaataattcccAGGGTACCATAACTACTGCACTCCATTGTATTTTAATATCATATCTTAACTTTTAATTAGATTCTCAATATCAAACATCTAATAAACAAcagtttaatttaaaattattatctgATAAAATTGGtgctaataataattttatgaaattttCTTCGttagtttttatattataataccaattgtatattttgtatataccgTACAACTTATTAAAATTTGTGGAATGTTCTCTATGACAGACTTAGGACTGACATTCCTTCCCAGTAGTAATAGAatgtaagattaaaaaaaaaaaaaaaaaccttgtgtgttgcccaaacgattcctacctcgctcacccactcaggcttccacttaggctccaggatccctgctattgctagctgggaccgccacctggcttggtaaccctcgtcttcgcgaggtaatcctggctggagcgtcgccctaacttaaaaccagccgtacgggattccagctcttagggaatgtcgcattcaggaaccgggaaccacaaatacaccagcctcatctcgtttaaaggagactaccagccctatcctagtcggcctttcggatactccgtagagtatgctggtaaccatctcagaggtctgatgcattgcagaacgctggccacaacacactggcactcaTGACTGTTTTGGttttccttttatatgtacttacgATTTTGTCTTCAGTCTCTTGTGGGGCGCGCTGTGTACcgctatgaatctcattaattATATGACTGAAAAGAGCTCTTTGGCATGTGAAATATaggtataattttattacaaagaTAAGTTGACACATGATAACTTCAAAAACAaatctattaataaataatacactaTATTTTATAACTCCTGATGGATGGACAACTTGTGAGATTGTCGAGGAATGTACAGTGCTTCTGAATTATCTACTGTAACTTCATGAATTGCTCCACGAAACTTATATTTTACTCGTAAATGTTTTTTCTCTCCAATACAAGATCATAAAATCCGGGGAACCATACTTTTGGAGTTTTCTCTCAATACTAGTTTAGAGTCTAAGACAAGACATGTAGAGGAATACAAACATCTATAACTTTAGCTGGAGATAATGGATCAACATTTGTCTGAGTGGAAAATAAGCAACCGTACCACGCCTCTAAAATAATTAATCCATGTCTGGCTTGTTCTGTAGATATAATACGGTGTACTGTTTCTTCCATCAACTCGAAAAAGCAGCCTC
This region includes:
- the LOC121391173 gene encoding intraflagellar transport protein 27 homolog — protein: MPLVLRAKCIIVGDSTVGKTALIKSLQSDGTQFAKNYSMTLGVDISVKTIPELYIFDSAGKEMYSEFVQNFWAHPSLVVVVYELLMNNLFKSCAKWLGEVKHKKLLPNFFLPDL